TTAGCAATGAGACGCTTTCACAAAGTGAGATATGCATTGCACAGTACATAAAATGGGGCGCTGATTTAGTGTGTTTTTCTGGCGATAAGATATTGGGTGGACCACAGTCTGGTATTATTTGTGGTCGTCATGCTTTGATAGCTTTACTTGAAAAAAATCCAATGATGCGCACATTTCGACCAAGTCGTATTATCTATTCCTTACTCGAAGCATTACTTATCAAAAAACTCAATAAAGCTAATTCGGGTAAAGGCATCGCCCAACGAACCATTGACGATCAGCAAAACATCCATGACAAAGCTAAGCGCTTAGTCGCCCTTTTTCCGCAATACTTAACCTTAAAATCACTGCCCTTAGTCATTGGCGGTGGCACCTTACCCAATACACAATACGTATCAACAGGTGTCTCGATAAAATGTGAAGGGCACTGCGCTGAAGCAATAAGCAGTGCACTGCGCCAAGCGCCAAATCCCATTATTACCACCATTAAAAATGCTGAGGTTCTTTGCCATTTAGCAGCAGTAAATGATGATGATTACCTTATTTTGCAGCAAAAACTGCAATTGTACTTTCAACAATTATGAAGACTATGAGCCAAAAAATACTTTCGACGTATCATGCTTCTATTGGCATTATTGGCCATGTTGATCATGGAAAAACGACGCTTATTCACGCGCTTACCGGCATTTTAACGGCCAGAGAGCACGAACAAAAATGCGGTATGACCCAAGATCTTGGTTTCGCTTATTTTTGTGATCCACAGGGTAACAATATCGGCATTGTTGATGTCCCGGGCCATGAACGTTATATCCGTAATATGGTGTCTGGCATTGCCAATTTAAACGCGGTGATCTTAGTTATTTCTGCGACGGAAGGTTGGATGCCAATGACCACTGATCATGTGCAAATTGCACAAGCATTAGGTCAAACCAATATTATTATTTGCATCAATAAATCAGATTTAGTCTCAGAGAAAGAGCTCCTTGTATTAGAAGAGATCGTTTTAGAACGTCTTATGGACATGACAGATATTGTACCCGACATTGTTTGCGTCTCAGCGCGTACAAAAAAGGGCATAGATTTACTTAAAAATCTCATTATCAAAGCAGTCTCGACTTCTGCATCAGAACAATCCATACAGCCTCAATGCCCCGATAATAAAGAAAATAGCATTCCAGCTCGGCTTTATATTGATCGCAGTTTTACTATCAAAGGCATTGGCACAGTCGTAACCGGTACGCTGGCACAAGGCACTCTTAATGTTAATGATAAAGTCTACATCGCCTCTTCTTCTATAAAAAATCAACAATCACAAGCGTTTAAAGTGCGCAGTTTACAATCTTATCATCAACAATGTGACACAGTACAAAGCATCAGCCGTGTGGCCATTTGTTTAAAAGGTGTCAAACGTAAAGATATTAAACGCGGGGATTGTTTGATGTCTGATGCAAGTGCCTGTGAAATGACCGACCAATTGATTGTACGGCTCTCCGATAGCATCAAATTTGTACCTAAATTAAAAAGTTATAAAAACATTGAAATTTCGTTAGGCAGTTGGCATGGATATGGGCAGCTTATCTACCTTAAAGACACAAACCTTGTCCGCCTAAAACTAAGCCAACCTGCCCCTGTTTATTTTGGTCAACCTATCGCATTAATTCGCCATGGTGGCAGTACGTTAATTCATGGCGGTTTTATTGTGTGGACGTCAGAGGTTACCGGATTTTTACGACGTAAGTTATATCACGTTCTAAATACCCTTAGCTTACCGATTAAAACGCAACAATGCGCTCAAATACAGTTTTCACTGCGCGGTTATATTGAGCGTAAAGACATTGCTAGCAACGCAATCACTAGCAACATGATAACTCATCAGCAATGGCTTCTTGATAAGCAGTGGCTAGAGACGCAAACAGAGCTGATTAAAACTCATTTGTTCAGTGCTAATGTTGCCATGGGAAGTGCCGAATTAAGTCAGCATTTACACCTCGATATACAAGCCATTGAGGTGCTCACACAATATTTGAAAACACAAAAAGTGATGCATTTAAGTTACGCTAAATGGGTGTTAGGTGATGGCGATTCTGAAGATGATCTCAGTGCTGACGCGCAGAGCTTCTTATCGATCATTCGCGATAAAGGAAAGGCAGGGTTTGAATTAAGTAAAGAAGATCTTACAACTGCTGAAAAAGCACAACTTCGAAACCTTGCTCGCCTCAAATATATCGTACACATCGAAGGCGATATTTATTACGATCAGCTACTCTACCGCACTTTAATAAAAGCCATTATTGCAACGCATGTAAAGGGCGATAGGATAAATATGAATGATATTAAAGAGCGCAGTGGCTTAAGTCGCAAATACGCAATTCCACTCGCTAATCGCATGCAACAAGATGGCTGGGTTCGGCGCCAAGAAAATGAGCGCATTATTTTAAAAGCATACAGTGAAGAAACTCTTATTATTAAATAATACGTTTCACGAAAAAAGGGCTAAGATTTTTAAATCTTAGCCCTTTTTTGTAGGTGATGAGATATGCGCTTAAATTGGCATTTATAAAACAGGCATTCCTGTCTCAACGGGTCTTTGACTGTCCATACTCCACTGAAACCAACCGCCATCAAATAAACTGATGTTTTTCCATCCCATCATATAAGCATAAAGAAAAACTTCTGATCCACGCCAGCCAGTACCACAATAAAAACTGACTTTTTGATCTTCGCGTATATTCCATTGTTGCCATTTAGTCTTAATTTCATCTGCACTGCGCATTGTGCCATCCGGGTTTTTAAAATCATCTAAATTATTCGCATCACGGCCACCTTGGCCCCATTTGGCACCCGCAATCCGCCCTTTAGGCTTAATATAAGCATAACCACTGATCTCACCCTTGTATTCAAGCCAACTTCGTACACTCACAACTGAATTTTTCTCTGCATCGTTGAGCATCGTTTTCAATTGTTTGATATTAGTAATGTATTGCGGATAAACAGGTATGGTTACGCCAAAATCAACCGATTTAACATGCCGACTTTGCCCCGCTTCGCTTGGTAATTTTTGAGCGAGCCATGCATCCCAGCCACCATCAAGTAAACGTACGTCTTGCACGCCCGCATACATAAGTATCTGCGCAAGACGCGCTGCACTTAAATTAAGTCGGCCGTAAAGCACCACCGTACTATTATGCGTGATACCTAATGCTTCTATTTTTTCTTTTAACTGCTTTAAGGGCACAATATTCCAAAGTGGTTCAACTTCAAAATCATTAGTATTTGCGTAACGGGCACCTTTTACGTGCGATGCGATAAAATGTGTCATATCATCACGCCCCACTTCAAGTATGACTAAATTATCTTTTGGCGCTTCTGAAATTGGTTGAACACCTGCCGAATAAATCAGCTTATTTAACCAATTAGCACTGACTAATGTCCGAAAATATGGCAATGCTATCAGTTGATGACTATCGTCATCCAATGCTTGGGTTCGGATCTCAACCGTTTTAAAATCAAGCTCTAATAGTTGCTGTTGCAGTTTTTTTGCGTCTGAATTATTACAATATATTTGTGTGGGTTTATCTTTATCTAGTTTTTTTTGATTGAGAAGAAAATGTTTTCTTTCGCCTAGCGACATTCTCTCTAACCATTGAGGACGCACATTGATAGCACCAGGTAAGTGTCCACCGACGCTCATCCCTTGCTCTGGCCAGCCATTAAAAAATTCACTTGCTCGGCAGTCTATTATCTGAAAAGGGACTGAAATCGATGTAAAGGTTGCGGGAGTCATTAACAGTGAAACTGAAAGTTGAAACGTAACAAGTACTTGTTGTTTTTTGGTGCTAAAAACATAATGTTTTCTCTATTAATCGATAAACTCAATTCGCTCTGCGTGTGTATATAAATTCATTCGCCCAATTCGGCAATAACCGGCTAAGGTAAGATTTAAGCTACGGGATAAATCGACAGCCATACTCGTTGCGCCTGAAATAGCTAAGAGTATGCCAACATTGGCCGATGCTACTTTTTGAACCATTTCAAAACTGGCGCGACTCGAAATTAAAATAGCCCCATTTTTATAATCGGCGCTTAAATAATGTCCAATTAACTTATCTAACGCGTTATGCCGACCAACATCTTCACGAATAGCCAATATTTCACCTGTCGATGAAATATAAGCGGCAGCATGCGTCGAACCTGTGATCTGATTGAGCAATTGATGCTGTTTGAAGGAAGATAAGGCACGTTGTACAGCGCTATATGGTAACGAAGTGATATTTGAAACGGGCGTCACCGGACGCACCACATGTTGCAAACTTTCAGTGCCACAAATACCGCAACCGGTTCTGCCACTCATATTGCGACGCGCACGTTTTAAACGTTCAAAGTGTCTGTTTGCTAATGTCATATGTACTTCAATACCATTGCATCCGATCACAACTTCAATATCATGAATATCCTTTACGCTATCTATAATACCTTCTGTCACCGAAAAGCCAATGGCTAAATCTTCAAGATCCGTCGCACTACACATCTGCACGGTATGCGCGATACCGTTATAGATCATTGCCACTGCTGTTTCGACTGCAAGCTCATCATTTTCTGCCTCAAAAACCTGACCATCATGAAAGCGCAAACACGGATAAGTAGTGCAGGTTGATGACGTAAGAGAGATGCTATCAACAATGGGCAGTAGCACAGATGGGGAGTTCACTTCGTTCATTTACAATGGCCTTTTCTAAATTAAAATATACTGATACATGTACTTATACCAAAGGAACTAAAAAGGTTACCCGTCTTGCTTGTTGAAATTATCCCTACCTGCGTTGTGAGTTTTGAAGTGAGAACAACTATCTCCTACAACTCATGCCTTGCTAGTGTTAATTTTTCCTGCGCAATACATGGAAGCTATATTAATTCCTTTGGTATTAAACGCTGATAACTCAGCGTTTAATTATATAAGATCATTCGAGGTGATACCCAATCGTTGCATGCGCGATAATAGCGTAGTGCGTTTTAAACCTAATCGATGCGCCGCGCCTTTAGGTCCGGCGACAATGCCATTGGTTTCTTTAAGCACCTTAATAATCTGCTCTCGTTCCATACTTTTAACAGATTTAACCGCACTAACATTCTTCGGTATTGTGTTTTCCCCGTACAGATCTACGGTATCAGGAAAACAACCAGCTTCCTTTTTCGTGCCATCTTGAACACACAGCGGGCTAGGATCGATGTCTGGAAAATACTCTTTTAACTCAGACATCGGCAGATGTAATACTTGCCCTTTATTCATAATAACGGCCCGTTCTATCACATTTTTTAGCTCTCGAACATTACCTGGCCATGGTAAAGAATAAAGAATACGTAGCGTTTCAGGAGAGATACTTTGAATATCTCGATTCATTTTTTTAGAAAAAAGTTGCGTAAAATGTTTTGCCAGCAGAGGAATATCTTCACGGCGCTCACGTAAAGGCGGAATACGAATAGGAAAGACGTTTAAACGATAATATAAATCACGACGGAAAGAATTATCTTTAACCATGCTCAGTAAATCACAGTGTGTGGCAGCAATCATACGAACATCTACGGGTATAATAGTATGCTTACCAACACGCTCTATTTCGCCTTCTTGTAAAGCGCGCAACACTTTAGGTTGCAACTGCAAGGGCATGTCACCAATTTCATCGAGAAAAAAGCTACTTTTATGAGCTTCTTCAAAACGCCCGACTTGTTGATTCACCGCCCCCGTAAAGGCGCCTTTTACATGTCCAAATAAATCACTTTCGAACAAGCCAGAGGGTACTGCAGAGCAGTTCATCTTGACCATTTTTTTATGACTACGATTGCTGGCATTATGGATCATGTTAGCAATCATTTCTTTACCCGTACCCGTTTCACCTAATATCAACACAGTGCTATCACAATCTGCAACCATTAATACCCGTTGAAAAACCTCCCGCATCGCTTTACTTTGACTAATTATACCGCCAAACATTGCCTTACTTTGTTCAGTTTTATCTACTGACATTAGGTCTTTTGGCGTCGATTTCATCATGAATTTGCTACTGTTCTGAAAGTAATTGATCGCAACAGAAATACGCGCAGCTATTTGCTTAAGCAAATCTAAACGCTCTTCAGAAAAATATTTCTCCGCTCGATGTCCATATTTGATAACACCTAATACTTGCTGGCGAAATAATAACGGAAACACACATTCAGAGCTCAATTTATGAGACATGTAATGATCATCAACATGTAAAAATTTATGCTTAAGAAGCGGATAATCAGAGCGACTTAATTGCAATGTTTTTTTAGATTGAATAACATGTTCTTCCATCGTTTTTGCTTTGGGTTTTTGACTCTCTATATACTGTGCTTTACCCTCTTTACCTTGGTTAACTTCATGGCAACTTAGGCTTTCACTATCCGACGAAAATGACATAATACTGATAAATTCAATACCAAAATGTTCTTGTAAGTGCAAAAACAACACGGTCGCTAAACCTTCGAAGTTTACTTGTCCGATCACTGCTTCAGTGACCTCTACAAGGACATGATTATGCAAGGAATTCCCTTCTAAAGCAGCATCTACATCCGCCCTATTTTCCTCTACACTTAAGGGCTTAGCATAACCAAGTAATTCGTCTTGGAATCCATAATGATGATTTAAGTTACCATCGAATATTTTCGCTAAAACAAGAGAAACAACAGTCGAAATTTGCTCTAAATCACTAATTCCTGATGCACTCAGTGGTGCTATATTAACGACTTCTATTTTACCAATATAACGATTAAATGCGCTCAGTGGGACGTGATATATACTGTGTGCATTAGAGAAGTTTTTGAGATGTGAATAATCGTTAAACTTGTCAGTAAACGTTTTTTTATCATAAGTTTGATATTTTTTTACAAGGAGAACACCATTAGGTTTTGGATCTATTTCAAGCCGGCCTAATTGTAATGAATTTACTTTATTTTCTTCAGGGTAAAATAAAATATGGTTTTTTTTATCAGCATGATAAATAAGAAGGTGAACCGATTGCAAAGATTCAGTAATAGCCGAAAGAGTATTCAGTTTTTTAACTAACTCTTGAAGGTTATTCGCTGTACATAAGTGCGCAAAAATGGGGCTTATTTTATCATTCGGGGCAAACTCATCATTTAGATGCATAAATCTCGCTATCAAATACCAATTTAGGATGGGCATTATAATGAGGTTTTTTTTATAAGATTTGATCTTACGCAATAAATCCATAATATTGATATGGTTTTATATATGTAAATAAAAAGTCACTGCCTTTCATAAATGACAAGCAGTGACTTTTTTAATAAAAATAGCGTTATTCCTTAAGCGGAAAACTATCCTTTAGCTGCATTACGAAGCTTGGTACGTAATGCACTATACTCAACTTGAACGTGATTTTCAGCCCAACTTTGATCTTCTATTTTCTCAACTTTCACCGCACAGTATTTATACTCTGGCGTACCGGTGATTGGGTCAAGGTGTTCAATAGTGAGTTCATTACAAGCACCTATCCACCATTGATAAGTCATGTAAACAGCCCCTTTATTGATACGTTCGTTATAGTTAACGCGCGTGATCACTTTTCCTCGTCGAGATGAGATCCAAAGCAGTTGCTGATCTTTCATGCCATGTGCTTTTGCATCGGTTGGATGCATTTGAACATATCCAGGTTCATCCGCTAATGTTTGCAACGCAGAACAATTTCCCGTCATTGAACGACAAGAATAATGACCCACTTCGCGCACCGTTGATAGCACTAAAGGATACTCACGATCAGGCAATTCTTGGGGTGGACGCCACTCTGAAGCAAACAACTGTCCGCGTCCATTTTCAGTGGTAAATTTGTTTCCTTCAAATAAGAATGAAGTCCCCAAATCATGATCACCTTCATCGGTACATGGCCATTGCACATTTTTTAAGCCATCCATTTTATCATACGTTGCACCCGCAAAATCAGGACATAAACTACGAATTTCATCCCAAATTTCATTGGTGTTTTCATACGACATTGGATAACCCATTGCCGTTGCCATTAACGAGAAAATTTCCCAGTCAATTTTTGTTCCAGCAGGTGGATTTATCGCTTTATTAAAACGTTGGAAACCACGATCAGCACAACTATAAACGCCCTCATGCTCGCCCCAACTCGTCGCTGGGAAAATGACATCTGCCATAGC
The sequence above is a segment of the Psychromonas sp. CNPT3 genome. Coding sequences within it:
- a CDS encoding sulfurtransferase yields the protein MTPATFTSISVPFQIIDCRASEFFNGWPEQGMSVGGHLPGAINVRPQWLERMSLGERKHFLLNQKKLDKDKPTQIYCNNSDAKKLQQQLLELDFKTVEIRTQALDDDSHQLIALPYFRTLVSANWLNKLIYSAGVQPISEAPKDNLVILEVGRDDMTHFIASHVKGARYANTNDFEVEPLWNIVPLKQLKEKIEALGITHNSTVVLYGRLNLSAARLAQILMYAGVQDVRLLDGGWDAWLAQKLPSEAGQSRHVKSVDFGVTIPVYPQYITNIKQLKTMLNDAEKNSVVSVRSWLEYKGEISGYAYIKPKGRIAGAKWGQGGRDANNLDDFKNPDGTMRSADEIKTKWQQWNIREDQKVSFYCGTGWRGSEVFLYAYMMGWKNISLFDGGWFQWSMDSQRPVETGMPVL
- the fdhD gene encoding formate dehydrogenase accessory sulfurtransferase FdhD encodes the protein MNEVNSPSVLLPIVDSISLTSSTCTTYPCLRFHDGQVFEAENDELAVETAVAMIYNGIAHTVQMCSATDLEDLAIGFSVTEGIIDSVKDIHDIEVVIGCNGIEVHMTLANRHFERLKRARRNMSGRTGCGICGTESLQHVVRPVTPVSNITSLPYSAVQRALSSFKQHQLLNQITGSTHAAAYISSTGEILAIREDVGRHNALDKLIGHYLSADYKNGAILISSRASFEMVQKVASANVGILLAISGATSMAVDLSRSLNLTLAGYCRIGRMNLYTHAERIEFID
- a CDS encoding sigma 54-interacting transcriptional regulator; its protein translation is MHLNDEFAPNDKISPIFAHLCTANNLQELVKKLNTLSAITESLQSVHLLIYHADKKNHILFYPEENKVNSLQLGRLEIDPKPNGVLLVKKYQTYDKKTFTDKFNDYSHLKNFSNAHSIYHVPLSAFNRYIGKIEVVNIAPLSASGISDLEQISTVVSLVLAKIFDGNLNHHYGFQDELLGYAKPLSVEENRADVDAALEGNSLHNHVLVEVTEAVIGQVNFEGLATVLFLHLQEHFGIEFISIMSFSSDSESLSCHEVNQGKEGKAQYIESQKPKAKTMEEHVIQSKKTLQLSRSDYPLLKHKFLHVDDHYMSHKLSSECVFPLLFRQQVLGVIKYGHRAEKYFSEERLDLLKQIAARISVAINYFQNSSKFMMKSTPKDLMSVDKTEQSKAMFGGIISQSKAMREVFQRVLMVADCDSTVLILGETGTGKEMIANMIHNASNRSHKKMVKMNCSAVPSGLFESDLFGHVKGAFTGAVNQQVGRFEEAHKSSFFLDEIGDMPLQLQPKVLRALQEGEIERVGKHTIIPVDVRMIAATHCDLLSMVKDNSFRRDLYYRLNVFPIRIPPLRERREDIPLLAKHFTQLFSKKMNRDIQSISPETLRILYSLPWPGNVRELKNVIERAVIMNKGQVLHLPMSELKEYFPDIDPSPLCVQDGTKKEAGCFPDTVDLYGENTIPKNVSAVKSVKSMEREQIIKVLKETNGIVAGPKGAAHRLGLKRTTLLSRMQRLGITSNDLI
- the selB gene encoding selenocysteine-specific translation elongation factor, whose protein sequence is MSQKILSTYHASIGIIGHVDHGKTTLIHALTGILTAREHEQKCGMTQDLGFAYFCDPQGNNIGIVDVPGHERYIRNMVSGIANLNAVILVISATEGWMPMTTDHVQIAQALGQTNIIICINKSDLVSEKELLVLEEIVLERLMDMTDIVPDIVCVSARTKKGIDLLKNLIIKAVSTSASEQSIQPQCPDNKENSIPARLYIDRSFTIKGIGTVVTGTLAQGTLNVNDKVYIASSSIKNQQSQAFKVRSLQSYHQQCDTVQSISRVAICLKGVKRKDIKRGDCLMSDASACEMTDQLIVRLSDSIKFVPKLKSYKNIEISLGSWHGYGQLIYLKDTNLVRLKLSQPAPVYFGQPIALIRHGGSTLIHGGFIVWTSEVTGFLRRKLYHVLNTLSLPIKTQQCAQIQFSLRGYIERKDIASNAITSNMITHQQWLLDKQWLETQTELIKTHLFSANVAMGSAELSQHLHLDIQAIEVLTQYLKTQKVMHLSYAKWVLGDGDSEDDLSADAQSFLSIIRDKGKAGFELSKEDLTTAEKAQLRNLARLKYIVHIEGDIYYDQLLYRTLIKAIIATHVKGDRINMNDIKERSGLSRKYAIPLANRMQQDGWVRRQENERIILKAYSEETLIIK